From the Lampris incognitus isolate fLamInc1 chromosome 10, fLamInc1.hap2, whole genome shotgun sequence genome, one window contains:
- the zgc:103625 gene encoding methyltransferase-like 26 B: MQPQPVMLVSPLAERNWQGLCSVLEDVLEDQSHRELFALELGSGTGQHVIHFAQRIPFITWQPSDIKEEFHDSIKAYIVATKAKTVLQPIHLDASEPWEKWAGLPRNSCDVILAINLLQHSPFKTAEGVFGGAGQVLRQNGLLLTYGAYAINGIITPSCNEDLDRELRKMNPDWGLPDTDVLRQLAYGNGMRLERMIEMEDYNKCLIFRKF, translated from the exons ATGCAACCCCAACCG gtCATGTTGGTGTCTCCCTTAGCAGAGAGGAACTGGCAGGGTCTGTGTTCGGTTCTGGAGGATGTCCTGGAGGACCAGTCCCACAGGGAGCTGTTTGCGTTAGAACTGGGCTCTGGAACCGGGCAGCATGTGATACACTTCGCCCAGAGGATCCCCTTCATCACCTGGCAGCCATCAGACATCAAGGAGGAGTTCCATGACAG TATCAAGGCCTACATTGTTGCAACCAAAGCGAAGACTGTGCTTCAACCCATTCACCTGGACGCCAGCGAGCCCTGGGAGAAATGGGCGGGGCTTCCACGCAACTCCTGTGACGTAATCCTGGCCATCAACCTGctccagcacagccccttcaaaACGGCAGAG GGTGTATTCGGTGGTGCAGGTCAGGTTCTCAGACAAAATGGACTTTTGTTAACATATGGG GCATACGCCATTAACGGCATCATCACGCCGAGTTGTAATGAAGACCTGGACAGGGAGTTGCGTAAGAT GAACCCAGACTGGGGCCTCCCAGACACAGACGTACTGAGGCAGCTGGCCTACGGAAATGGGATGCGTCTGGAGAGGATG